Proteins from one Caloramator mitchellensis genomic window:
- a CDS encoding polyprenyl synthetase family protein → MNFVESLKLKQDLVNNNLEKLMQISDAPKKIVEAMKYSLFAGGKRIRPVLSIAVCEALGGNAMELLDLACCIEMIHTYSLIHDDLPAMDNDDFRRGKPTNHKVYGEAIAILAGDALLNYAFEIALNAIKKNNYHKKYTDALIEISKSSGITGMIGGQVIDITSVGNEIDENLLFGMHYKKTGKLIEASCAIGAIIADRYEMLDNVKNYSYNLGIAFQIVDDILDVTGDKEKLGKSIGKDLKDNKPTFVTIFGLEKAKMLANKFSKDAADIALKIDESKFLYELTNYLLTRES, encoded by the coding sequence TTAAGTTGAAGCAGGATTTGGTAAATAATAATTTAGAAAAACTAATGCAAATAAGTGACGCACCTAAAAAAATTGTTGAGGCGATGAAATATAGCTTATTTGCAGGTGGAAAAAGAATAAGACCTGTATTGAGCATTGCTGTTTGTGAAGCATTGGGCGGAAATGCTATGGAGCTTTTAGATTTAGCTTGTTGTATAGAAATGATTCACACTTATTCATTGATACATGATGATTTGCCAGCAATGGATAATGATGATTTTAGAAGAGGTAAACCTACTAATCATAAAGTGTATGGTGAAGCAATTGCAATATTAGCTGGTGATGCTCTTTTGAACTATGCATTTGAAATAGCTTTGAATGCTATAAAAAAGAACAACTATCATAAAAAATATACTGATGCACTGATTGAAATTTCAAAATCAAGCGGGATAACTGGAATGATTGGCGGACAAGTAATAGATATAACAAGCGTTGGAAACGAAATTGATGAAAACCTCTTATTTGGGATGCATTATAAAAAAACAGGCAAATTAATCGAAGCATCATGTGCAATTGGAGCAATAATTGCAGATAGATATGAAATGCTCGATAATGTTAAAAACTATAGCTATAATCTTGGAATTGCATTTCAGATAGTAGATGATATTCTAGATGTTACAGGTGATAAAGAAAAGTTAGGCAAGAGCATTGGAAAGGATTTAAAGGATAACAAACCTACATTCGTCACTATATTTGGACTTGAGAAAGCAAAAATGTTGGCCAATAAATTTAGCAAAGATGCAGCAGATATTGCATTGAAGATAGATGAATCAAAATTTCT